In the genome of Triticum urartu cultivar G1812 chromosome 5, Tu2.1, whole genome shotgun sequence, one region contains:
- the LOC125556483 gene encoding germin-like protein 9-3 has protein sequence MASINCYYSLVLVVVALALVPLAAVAGDPDILSDFVVPTSMIGMPPMNITGDFFTYTGFSNMTMPMPMPGTQNFTVTKATMVEFPALNGQSVAYAMLKFPSESVNPPHTHPRAAELLLVLDGALSVGFVDTAGKLYTQDLAAGDMFVFPKGLVHYQSNPGQSPAVALSAFGSSAPGTVSVPVTVFGTGVDDAVLAKSFKTDLPTVQKLKAALTPPPKK, from the coding sequence ATGGCGTCCATCAACTGCTACTACTCCTTGGTGTTGGTGGTGGTTGCACTGGCCTTGGTGCCGTTGGCCGCCGTGGCCGGCGACCCGGACATCCTCAGCGATTTCGTAGTGCCGACTTCCATGATCGGCATGCCACCGATGAACATCACCGGCGACTTCTTCACCTACACCGGCTTCAGCAACATGACCATGCCGATGCCGATGCCGGGGACGCAGAACTTCACGGTGACCAAGGCCACCATGGTGGAATTCCCTGCGCTCAACGGGCAAAGCGTAGCCTACGCCATGCTCAAGTTCCCCTCCGAATCCGTGAACCCGCCACACACCCACCCCCGTGCCGCCGAGCTGCTGCTCGTCCTTGACGGCGCGCTCTCCGTCGGCTTCGTCGACACGGCCGGCAAGCTCTACACGCAGGACCTGGCCGCCGGCGACATGTTTGTGTTCCCCAAGGGCCTGGTGCACTACCAGTCCAACCCGGGGCAAAGCCCCGCCGTGGCGCTCTCTGCGTTCGGCAGCTCCGCGCCTGGCACCGTGTCCGTGCCTGTCACTGTGTTCGGCACCGGCGTCGATGATGCCGTGCTCGCCAAGTCATTCAAGACCGACCTGCCCACCGTGCAGAAGCTCAAGGCGGCGCTCACTCCACCGCCCAAGAAGTGA